DNA from Biomphalaria glabrata chromosome 14, xgBioGlab47.1, whole genome shotgun sequence:
gatttattaaaaatttaattacatgactgattcaaaccttATTGATacaacttttgttgtttttatttgttttttagcggcccccgaaaggggaaaagacgctattagttttgtgtgaaatgtctgtacatctgttcgtcccgtttagagctcgtaaactagaaaagatagtgaaaatccgacatcacaatattttagtccattcaaagttatgatgcaacggctacttttttcttttctaaaagcaaaaaaaatataattttctaaatcacttatgcaagcagtttttttcataaaaaatacaccacttttagaactatacactattaatagtaacaaacgcAGGAGGCTCTTTACTCGGGGAGGCGGCTGTTtactatatttttaacacatttaaataaatggttttagattttttgttaaaatttttttttacatttgtattgctaagttatgtaagatctgtcatactaactactacatttaaccaaaaataatgttaaaagaaaaatatctatttagtatgcatgtaagttgggcataatttaaaacaacacttaataagtaggttttcatttTATCGCGAGAACTGCAGTGCTGCTTtggaaccatttttttttcacgaaagtcttttttctttttttttgaggatttgaataagagattgacccttgacaaaacaattagatcaattatatattcattataaaacatcagttaggccaggctcgcatataacttcacatttactttcacctatcatttggtctgctggaccgctggggcaccacacaagatctgtcaaccttctttctccattcttctttgtcatttgtctttgatagaatttaattctgatgttctttctgaaaatattgatacctgcctttttacctgcatgggtggaccacttcaggggccgattttgagtttgtgtttccacacaaactgtctttgtaaccttgtttatttgtACGTTTAATAATTGACCTTTTTAGACGCATGCTCCTATTTGATTccttgtattgtttttattttttgtatacaTTGTGGAATTGTTAATACATAATATGACTTTTATTTCTGAACTAACggaatttggtaaatcatttatgtaaattagaaatagtGGTGGACTTAAGACTATCCCTTAGGGTCACCTGAGTTTAttgttaatgtttgttttttatttagagacatttattattacaggtTATTATCTCCTTATCAGAAAATAcccaaaatattttactttttaaaacatgcTATAGTGATGAtcttagagaaaaaaatagctACTATTTTACTATTCCTCATTATTATCTGAGCCATtggaaaaatcatcaattaatcctattagttgtgtttcacatgatctatatttcctaaagtcTTGTTGGTAtagagtaaggacattatgtttataaaagtggtttatgatgtgtgggaagcgtggtcgagagccttggctacctagaagggggctcgaggtttgacacacGACtcgggcagcacggaaaaccaactcctagatacccccccccccccggtccacaaatgagattggacctaaagcgctctgagcatgctaaaagtatgaaagtagtgctagatagaagttataataataattctaggattttacatgtaatGCTAGTTAGTGATACTGGTCAGTAGTTTCCTAGGTCATATTTTgcttacttttgaaaaaaaagggggggatgACGTTAGCTTTTTTTACAGTGCTCCGGTACtctgcctgaaaaagtattttgaacactagtgctagctggaataccatcaaaTCCAGATGcttaataactaatgactaATAGTTTTTGGCTACCTTTTTAAGCCATAACTATAGAACAGAATGATGTTCTTCAGACAGACGGTACAATACTTAATTAGgatttctaaaaatagaaaacaaaaacactttcaacttttaatattatgctttatatttcatgttttcATTATGCCAAATTTTTtgcaaataaagaaaatatttttctaacatTGAATTGGGCCTGATTTGGTAATACTTAAAACTAACTTTGTCTATTCTTGTAAAGGAACGCACGTCCGTTGGTCATCATCAAGTGTATAGCCTTCATCACAGAGGCAAATATAGCTTCCAATAGTTTCTTGATAATAATGGCTACAGCCTCCATTATTCTCATCACACTTATTgcaatttttagaaaaatgtgCTTCAAAGTCTTGGTTGACATCATGCATGACAGActtatatatgatttttataacATTACTCTTGGATATCATACTGTTAGGCTTGTTGAAACTACAAAAGTGTTTAATTTTGTTCGGGTCATTGTCACCATATAGATCCACGCTCACTGCACTAGGACACTGCATATTAAATTTTCTGAAGTTTAAACTAATGTTATATTCTTTAGGCACTGTTATGAACCAGATGCACTCTTTGGGCAGCGAGTAATTTTGTGAATAGTTGGGCGAGAAAATATTGCCACTGTTTGCAGTTATATTCCCACCACATTTCCTTGTGCAAGTCTTGCCATTGGGGTGAAGCTCATAACCTGTCCTGCATGTACACTTATAGCTGCCAATAGTGTTCATGCAAGCATGGTGGCAGTTGTGCTCTTTGGTCTCACACTCATTTCTTTCGGCTTGGAAATGAATTGAAAATTTAGGTGGAAGTTTACTACTTATAAATTGTATGAAGACTTCATTTCTAGGGATTATAATATCTTTAGGTTTTGTGAAGTAACAGTATTTCCCAGTTTCGTTCCTAGTATTTCCGTATTCTTCATATATAAGAACGTAATCAGACGTACAGCCACCTTTATCGTGCATAACCCTTATTCTCATATTCCACACTATAAACTGAAGACTCACAAAGAAATTCTCTTTTACTGTAATTTTCCAGAGACATGAACAATCTGGGGGATTGTTAGGGTAACCTGGACTATTTATAAAGCCCTCGtccattttaattttctcaccgcAGAGTATTTTGTAATTTGCACTG
Protein-coding regions in this window:
- the LOC106050241 gene encoding tolloid-like protein 1; the encoded protein is MAVSLVKIVLLSAFILIASTHSSVNNMIKHDQGADIYNDNVVTTHTISLGNEHSNHSLIKQEKQSDLYEMRAKDLEKSPIKECQQQPCNLTNITENMFLSLKTFNKTKFDLLRIQRNSKRNIFLAEGRHMGTKRDLDRKKRNSFRYCNETFHKYSGMLVFNFESQNDGVCQWQIIAGDHERIQLNITIFSINVSSTCENNYLYIRQGFYHIPPSTGHRYCGKQSSVPNVITTYGNRMWIEVKSDGGLSEFSANYKILCGEKIKMDEGFINSPGYPNNPPDCSCLWKITVKENFFVSLQFIVWNMRIRVMHDKGGCTSDYVLIYEEYGNTRNETGKYCYFTKPKDIIIPRNEVFIQFISSKLPPKFSIHFQAERNECETKEHNCHHACMNTIGSYKCTCRTGYELHPNGKTCTRKCGGNITANSGNIFSPNYSQNYSLPKECIWFITVPKEYNISLNFRKFNMQCPSAVSVDLYGDNDPNKIKHFCSFNKPNSMISKSNVIKIIYKSVMHDVNQDFEAHFSKNCNKCDENNGGCSHYYQETIGSYICLCDEGYTLDDDQRTCVPLQE